The following proteins are encoded in a genomic region of Dasypus novemcinctus isolate mDasNov1 chromosome 21, mDasNov1.1.hap2, whole genome shotgun sequence:
- the LIG3 gene encoding DNA ligase 3 isoform X4, whose amino-acid sequence MTLTFKIFFPQILRTFSRKEPCLFQQHPWPDVRQFNQWSETNLLHGHCLLRKKPVLSFQEDNLRPRAACLVFLQESHVGLCGGPSDMAEQRFCVDYAKRGTAGCKKCKEKIVKGVCRIGKVVPNPFSESGGDMKEWYHIKCMFEKLERARATTKKIEDLTELEGWEELEDNEKEQITQHIADLSSKAVNTPKKKAIVQAKLTATGQVTSPVKGSSFATNNNPRKFSGFSAKPNNPEEAPSSPIRKASLSSSKCDPKHKDCLLREFRKLCALVAENPSYNTKTQIIQDFLRKGSAGDGFHGDVYLTVKLLLPGVIKSVYNLNDKQIVKLFSRIFNCNPDDMARDLEQGDVSETIRVFFEQSKSFPPAAKSLLTIQEVDGFLLQLSKLTKEDEQQQALQDIASRCTANDLKCIIRLIKHDLKMNSGAKHVLDALDPNAYEAFKASRNLQDVVERILRNEQEVEKEPGRRRTLSVQASLMTPVQPMLAEACKSIEYAMKKCPNGMFSEIKYDGERVQVHKNGDHFSYFSRSLKPVLPHKVAHFKDYIPQAFPGGHSMILDSEVLLIDNKTGKPLPFGTLGVHKKAAFQDANVCLFVFDCIYFNDVSLMDRPLHERRKFLHDNMVEIPNRIMFSEMKQVKKASDLADMINRVIREGLEGLVLKDVKGTYEPGKRHWLKVKKDYLNEGTMADTADLVVLGAFYGHGSKGGMMSIFLMGCYDPGSQKWCTVTKCAGGHDDATLARLQKELDMIKISKDPSKIPNWLKINKIYYPDFIVPDPKKAAVWEITGAEFSKSEAHTADGISIRFPRCTRIRDDKDWKSATNLPQLKELYQLSKERADFTVVAGDEGSSTTGGSSGENEGASGPSMSLKAPRASPNKPAAITKKAEGKLSSPNSKREKGNKLTAKTSPVKVGEKRKAPDETPCQTKRRPASEQRGRRAVPAGRR is encoded by the exons ATGACTTTAACTTTCAAGATCTTCTTCCCACAAATCCTCCGCACATTCAGCCGTAAAGAACCTTGCCTCTTCCAGCAACATCCTTGGCCTGACGTAAGACAATTCAACCAGTGGTCAGAAACAAATCTGCTTCATGGGCATTGCCTTCTAAGAAAAAAGCCTGTACTGTCATTCCAGGAAGACAATCTAAGGCCACGTGCTGCCTGCCTTGTTTTCTTGCAAGAGTCGCATGTGGGACTCTGCGGTGGCCCCAGTGATATGGCCGAGCAACGATTCTGTGTGGATTACGCCAAGCGTGGTACAGCCGGCTGCAAAAAATGCAAGGAAAAGATTGTGAAGGGCGTATGCCGAATTGGCAAAGTGGTACCCAATCCCTTCTCAGAGTCTGGGGGTGATATGAAAGAGTGGTACCACATTAAATGCATGTTTGAGAAACTAGAGCGGGCCCGGGCTACCACAAAAAAAATAGAGGATCTCACAGAGCTGGAAGGCTGGGAAGAGTTGGAAGATAATGAGAAGGAACAGATAACACAGCACATTGCAG ATCTGTCTTCTAAGGCTGTAAACACACCAAAGAAGAAAGCCATTGTCCAAGCTAAGTTGACAGCCACTGGCCAAGTGACATCTCCAGTGAAAGGCTCCTCATTTGCAACCAATAACAATCCCCGGAAATTTTCTGGCTTTTCAG CCAAGCCCAACAACCCTGAGGAAGCCCCCTCAAGCCCTATCCGTAAGGCTAGCCTATCCTCAAGCAAATGTGACCCCAAGCACAAGGATTGTCTTCTGCGGGAGTTCCGGAAGTTGTGTGCCCTGGTGGCTGAAAATCCTAGCTACAACACAAAGACCCAGATCATCCAGGACTTTCTGCGGAAAGgttctgctggag ATGGTTTCCACGGTGATGTGTACCTAACAGTGAAGCTGCTGCTGCCAGGTGTCATTAAAAGTGTTTACAACCTGAATGATAAGCAGATCGTGAAGCTTTTCAGCCGCATTTTTAACTGCAACCCAGATGACATGGCACGAGACCTAGAGCAG GGTGATGTGTCAGAGACAATCAGAGTCTTCTTTGAGCAGAGCAAGTCATTCCCTCCAGCTGCCAAGAGCCTCCTTACCATCCAGGAGGTGGATGGATTTCTCCTGCAGCTTTCCAAGCTCACCAAGGAGGATGAACAGCAACAAGCTCTGCAGGACATTGCCTCCAG GTGTACAGCCAATGACCTTAAGTGCATCATCAGGTTGATCAAACATGATCTGAAGATGAATTCAGGTGCAAAACATGT GTTAGATGCTCTCGACCCCAATGCCTATGAAGCCTTCAAAGCCTCACGCAACCTGCAGGACGTGGTGGAGCGGATCCTCCGCAATGAGCAAGAAGTAGAGAAGGAGCCAGGCCGGAGGCGAACGCTGAGCGTCCAGGCTTCCCTGATGACCCCTGTGCAGCCCATGTTG GCTGAGGCCTGCAAGTCCATCGAGTATGCCATGAAGAAGTGTCCCAACGGCATGTTCTCTGAGATCAAGTATGACGGGGAGCGAGTCCAGGTACATAAGAATGGGGACCACTTCAGCTACTTCAGCCGCAGTCTCAAGCCCGTCCTGCCTCACAAG GTGGCCCACTTTAAGGACTACATCCCTCAGGCTTTCCCTGGGGGCCACAGCATGATCTTGGACTCTGAGGTGCTCCTGATCGACAATAAGACAGGCAAACCATTGCCTTTCGGGACTCTGGGAGTGCACAAG AAAGCTGCCTTCCAAGATGCTAATGTCTGCCTCTTTGTTTTTGATTGTATCTACTTCAATGATGTCAGCTTAATGGACAG GCCTCTGCATGAACGGCGGAAGTTTCTTCACGACAACATGGTTGAAATTCCCAACCGGATCATGTTCTCAGAAATGAAGCAAGTCAAG AAAGCTTCAGACTTGGCCGACATGATAAATCGGGTGATCCGAGAGGGGTTGGAAGGGCTGGTGCTGAAGGACGTGAAG GGTACATATGAGCCTGGGAAGCGGCACTGGCTGAAAGTGAAGAAGGACTATTTGAACGAAGGGACCATGGCAGACACAGCTGACCTGGTGGTCCTTGGGGCCTTCTATGGGCACGGGAGCAAAG GTGGCATGATGTCCATCTTCCTCATGGGCTGCTACGACCCCGGCAGCCAGAAATGGTGCACAGTCACTAAATGTGCCGGAGGCCATGATGATGCGACACTGGCCCGCCTGCAGAAGGAACTGGACATGATAAAGATCAGCAAG GACCCCAGCAAGATACCCAACTGGCTGAAAATCAACAAGATCTACTATCCTGACTTCATCGTGCCAGACCCAAAG AAAGCTGCCGTGTGGGAGATCACAGGGGCTGAGTTCTCCAAATCTGAGGCTCACACAGCCGATGGGATCTCCATCCGATTCCCTCGCTGCACCCGAATCCGCGATGATAAGGACTGGAAATCTGCCACTAACCTCCCCCAACTCAAG GAACTGTACCAGCTGTCCAAGGAGCGGGCGGACTTCACTGTTGTGGCTGGAGATGAGGGGAGCTCCACTACAGGGGGCAGCAGTGGAGAGAACGAGGGCGCCTCGGGGCCTTCCATGTCCCTCAAGGCCCCCAGAGCCTCTCCCAATAAGCCTGCTGCCATTACAAAGAAGGCAGAAGGGAAGCTGAGTAGCCCCAACAGCAAAAGAGAGAAGG GCAACAAACTGACTGCAAAGACTTCTCCTGTCAAAGTGGGAGAGAAGCGGAAGGCTCCTGATGAGACCCCATGCCAAACAAAG AGACGGCCAGCCAGCGAACAGAGAGGAAGGAGAGCTGTGCCAGCAGGCAGGAGATAG